In Gossypium hirsutum isolate 1008001.06 chromosome D06, Gossypium_hirsutum_v2.1, whole genome shotgun sequence, one genomic interval encodes:
- the LOC107901907 gene encoding beta-ureidopropionase, whose amino-acid sequence MLQEAWMMPFAFCTREKRWCEFAEPINGESTQFLQEFALKYSMVIISSILERDINHGETLWNTAVIIGNHGSIIGKHRKNHIPRVGDFNESTY is encoded by the exons ATGCTGCAG GAAGCATGGATGATGCCATTTGCCTTCTGTACACGAGAAAAGAGGTGGTGTGAATTTGCAGAACCTATTAACGGGGAATCTACACAATTTCTTCAGGAATTTGCACTCAAGTATAGCATGGTCATTATAAGCTCAATTCTTGAGAGGGATATAAATCATGGAGAGACTCTCTGGAATACTGCTGTTATAATTGGAAATCATGGCAGCATAATAGGCAAGCACCGTAAG AACCATATTCCTAGAGTTGGGGACTTCAATGAGAGCACGTATTAA